In the genome of Coraliomargarita algicola, one region contains:
- a CDS encoding adenylate/guanylate cyclase domain-containing protein, translating to MAQTKIQRHYPIAGLEFRDFWDICSRFQTVHSEYKYVYFTVDGFESFIVLDEPEVSKVLQRLKGKEERVRKYSARFYTSRTQHSEGYGVSELQYRPVSYDRYRQGLSFYSDSVAKANYYQFEEEVYTNYPFIEDNEPEVEFGKPCEVLALVIDIRGFSIFCEKPEIESPYICGLMSAFYHMVNRALQRFPPEMTKFLGDGVLAIWETSPADREIAVREALNAALNLRHTWSIVKDSPHFTHGAPQDIGAGICFGLASHLEVGNDYIGRPINIASRLCSACPGDRVYVDRAVPNLPLEIKKQEYVTHIKPYGRHNVWAYSTKPQ from the coding sequence ATGGCGCAAACTAAGATACAACGACACTACCCGATCGCGGGACTCGAATTTCGGGATTTTTGGGATATTTGTAGCCGCTTCCAAACCGTACATTCAGAGTATAAATACGTCTATTTCACAGTCGACGGCTTCGAATCTTTCATCGTGTTGGACGAACCTGAAGTTTCCAAAGTTCTTCAACGGCTAAAAGGCAAAGAAGAACGCGTGCGTAAATACTCTGCCCGCTTCTACACCAGTCGCACCCAGCACAGCGAAGGCTACGGAGTCTCCGAATTACAATATCGCCCCGTATCCTATGATCGCTACCGACAAGGCTTAAGCTTCTACAGCGACTCTGTAGCCAAAGCGAACTACTACCAATTCGAAGAAGAAGTCTACACAAACTACCCCTTCATTGAAGACAACGAGCCCGAAGTCGAATTCGGTAAGCCCTGCGAAGTACTCGCCCTGGTGATCGATATTCGCGGCTTCAGCATCTTTTGTGAAAAACCAGAAATCGAATCGCCCTATATTTGCGGGCTCATGTCGGCATTCTACCACATGGTCAATCGCGCCCTTCAACGCTTTCCACCGGAAATGACCAAATTCCTAGGCGACGGAGTGCTCGCAATCTGGGAGACCAGCCCAGCCGACCGCGAGATCGCAGTGCGCGAAGCACTCAACGCAGCGCTCAACCTCCGCCACACCTGGTCCATCGTCAAGGACAGTCCCCACTTCACCCACGGCGCGCCCCAGGATATCGGAGCCGGAATCTGCTTCGGCCTCGCGAGTCACCTCGAAGTGGGCAACGACTATATCGGACGCCCCATCAACATCGCCAGCCGCCTCTGCAGCGCCTGTCCCGGCGATCGCGTCTACGTGGATCGCGCAGTGCCCAACCTTCCGCTGGAAATCAAAAAACAAGAATACGTCACTCACATCAAACCATATGGGCGTCACAACGTATGGGCTTACTCCACCAAACCACAATAG
- a CDS encoding ParA family protein, whose product MARKLAFINYKGGVGKTSLIVNVASCLAQRGKRVLLCDLDTQSNSSIWLLRIERWNRINMEKRGSVFSIFDPGDDRIKDIIVKDVVRDNQGNAQLPGLDLLPTTFNLIDIENEYKIDPQNPHYLIFNEQIREVEDDYDFILYDCPPNILNASQLGIFSADELYVPANPDALSLIGFTLMIEKLLLFYRRSAGFRVPEMGNFARVSGVIFNSIKANVDIGVPKMRMQLRLNQFKKQRLVSNEAKIYDACIRDATIVRRAVTLGLPVCLVESREVAEGVGKDYNDLAEEMLAHNVNAMAQTNRNAGADLASAT is encoded by the coding sequence ATGGCACGTAAGTTAGCATTCATTAACTACAAAGGTGGGGTCGGGAAGACTTCGCTCATAGTCAACGTAGCCTCATGCCTTGCTCAGCGTGGCAAGCGTGTTTTACTGTGTGACCTCGACACGCAGTCGAACTCCAGTATCTGGCTATTGCGTATCGAACGCTGGAACCGTATTAACATGGAGAAGCGTGGATCGGTCTTTTCGATTTTCGATCCGGGTGATGATCGTATTAAGGACATTATCGTGAAAGACGTGGTGCGTGATAATCAGGGGAATGCGCAATTGCCCGGTTTGGATTTATTACCTACCACTTTTAACCTGATCGATATTGAGAACGAGTATAAGATCGACCCTCAGAATCCGCATTATTTAATCTTCAATGAGCAGATTCGTGAGGTCGAAGATGACTATGATTTTATACTTTACGATTGCCCTCCCAATATTCTGAACGCATCGCAACTCGGAATCTTCAGCGCGGATGAACTCTATGTACCTGCTAATCCAGATGCGCTGTCGTTGATAGGGTTTACCTTGATGATCGAAAAGTTACTTCTGTTCTACCGCCGTTCAGCAGGTTTCCGTGTGCCTGAAATGGGTAATTTTGCTCGTGTCTCTGGAGTGATCTTCAATTCGATTAAAGCGAACGTTGATATTGGTGTGCCTAAGATGCGTATGCAACTGCGACTTAATCAATTTAAGAAGCAGCGACTGGTCTCTAATGAGGCGAAGATTTACGATGCTTGTATCCGCGACGCCACTATTGTTCGACGTGCCGTTACATTAGGATTGCCGGTCTGCTTGGTCGAGAGTCGCGAAGTCGCTGAAGGGGTCGGTAAGGACTATAATGACTTGGCGGAAGAAATGTTGGCTCATAATGTGAATGCGATGGCGCAGACCAATCGTAACGCGGGGGCTGATTTAGCCAGTGCGACGTAA
- a CDS encoding serine/threonine-protein kinase, producing the protein MIMDISGMGFTDELSSLQPGMSLGNLQIAKFIGKGAIGEVYLAQHEMLGKQFAVKVIPKGFNGEDGATVFKQAARIQTRLDHPNILRIDDLGEEDMFYWLRMEYIEGELTADKVTIRTLEDLMRNNKGPLSEEEVNYYLYYLLLGLDHAHNEGIIHADLKPANVLITDEGVKISELGVTDLIGHAWDDFHLLRNDVRLEPTPFDPLPGFSRALPSLLNSFEYYSPEQRAGKQPDIASNLYTVGLITYRMLTGRHSLSLDLPTQAVNGINPRWDAWVKQALAYDTEDRFQSASDMLHAIPGLDSGDEADDSTASEQAAS; encoded by the coding sequence ATGATTATGGATATTTCAGGTATGGGATTCACCGACGAGCTAAGCTCGCTTCAACCGGGCATGAGCTTGGGTAATTTGCAGATTGCAAAGTTTATTGGTAAAGGTGCGATTGGAGAGGTATATCTCGCTCAGCACGAGATGCTTGGGAAGCAGTTTGCGGTTAAGGTGATTCCTAAAGGCTTTAATGGTGAAGATGGAGCGACTGTCTTTAAACAGGCGGCACGTATTCAGACTCGGTTGGATCATCCGAATATTTTGCGCATCGATGATCTCGGTGAAGAGGACATGTTTTATTGGTTGCGTATGGAATATATCGAGGGGGAGCTCACTGCGGATAAAGTGACCATTCGCACTCTTGAGGATCTCATGCGTAATAATAAAGGGCCGCTCAGTGAAGAAGAGGTCAATTATTACTTGTATTATCTGTTGCTGGGCTTGGATCATGCCCACAACGAAGGTATTATACATGCGGATCTGAAGCCTGCGAATGTTTTGATCACTGACGAAGGCGTGAAGATTTCTGAACTCGGAGTTACGGACCTGATTGGGCATGCTTGGGATGATTTTCATCTCCTTCGTAACGATGTGCGTCTGGAGCCGACTCCTTTTGATCCACTTCCAGGCTTTAGTCGTGCATTACCTTCGCTGCTAAACTCGTTTGAGTATTACAGTCCAGAACAGCGGGCAGGCAAGCAGCCTGACATCGCAAGTAATCTTTATACAGTGGGTTTAATCACTTACCGTATGCTCACCGGCCGTCATAGTCTATCGCTGGACTTGCCGACTCAGGCAGTCAATGGGATCAATCCCCGTTGGGATGCTTGGGTGAAGCAGGCACTGGCCTACGACACTGAAGACCGTTTTCAATCCGCGTCCGATATGCTTCATGCAATCCCCGGACTCGATTCAGGCGATGAGGCCGATGATTCCACGGCTTCTGAACAAGCGGCCAGTTAA
- a CDS encoding DUF262 domain-containing protein: MSSDSPSTFESIFFKDKVAVKMSVPDYQRAFSWEEKQIELFVLDLSKNMNDSNGYYFGHFIAEDLGQHWEIVDGQQRITTFVLFLMVCQELSPEGSHASVYSLIDRFSTVSYDVEALKAIRANLGSFLKANQQFDGKNPPSDEFIIKGLSLQDTFIRSKSAFTRSQRRMVLALLQFTKAFINKKLNRDMISNYIDVIMKAHCSYHRTTDKSVAVNIFEMHNTRGMPLTTLEILKATLMKFVFDHGGVDSKADVEKIQSEFGAIYGMEEALATKSFRGEMTIEQLLRLHLRVVDDGTKKAADDFQYPPPNANSEALINYVNTKLRYSDRNNGHPRTSEEGTKYAHNLAKELRKSVHIMSERLPAWDHDGDLVGDVLILERELSCQFFLIICRSLASHPEGTDGKVEESTLLLWEKLLFTRDFHGKYYNLKGSRDNFPVLFTSLISGEKEVAEVIKGYLNEGFRSDRTSNLQSIVTTYIKEHKDRILNNAFYTWKSKMIYAIYKYEISKGSNIREVMKGTISVEHILPQDWQWAWIDGVEDPVNLSQDQKDSLLKEVGSYINGLGNLLLLTPNENTSVGNNHPADKTYKCDGGSYESHNSNREAWRSSENWKNLIDIRGDEIFNFMLQNLIGDSRAPEPSTTPSTTAMSIMPIKS; this comes from the coding sequence ATGTCAAGCGATTCTCCTTCAACCTTTGAATCGATCTTTTTTAAAGATAAGGTTGCGGTCAAAATGAGTGTTCCCGACTATCAACGCGCCTTCTCATGGGAGGAAAAGCAGATTGAATTGTTCGTGTTAGATCTCAGTAAAAACATGAACGACAGTAATGGGTATTACTTCGGGCACTTCATTGCAGAAGATCTAGGACAGCACTGGGAAATCGTCGATGGACAACAACGCATAACCACCTTTGTGCTATTTCTAATGGTGTGCCAAGAGCTTTCACCAGAAGGTTCACATGCATCCGTCTATTCGTTAATCGACCGTTTCTCAACAGTCAGCTACGATGTTGAAGCACTGAAAGCGATTCGCGCCAACTTGGGGAGTTTCCTTAAGGCTAATCAACAGTTTGATGGAAAAAATCCGCCGTCTGACGAATTTATCATTAAAGGCCTTTCATTGCAGGATACTTTCATCCGTTCCAAGAGTGCCTTTACCCGTTCTCAAAGAAGGATGGTGCTAGCGTTATTACAGTTCACAAAGGCATTCATAAATAAGAAACTGAATCGAGACATGATCTCGAATTACATCGATGTGATCATGAAGGCGCACTGCTCGTATCACCGAACAACTGACAAGTCGGTAGCCGTCAATATTTTTGAAATGCACAATACTCGTGGCATGCCCTTAACCACTCTCGAAATCCTGAAAGCTACTCTGATGAAATTTGTCTTTGATCATGGTGGCGTGGATAGCAAAGCAGATGTAGAGAAAATCCAGAGTGAGTTTGGAGCTATCTACGGAATGGAAGAAGCATTAGCGACTAAAAGCTTCCGTGGAGAGATGACAATAGAACAGCTTCTCCGCCTACATCTCAGAGTTGTGGACGATGGCACAAAAAAGGCGGCAGATGACTTTCAGTATCCTCCGCCGAATGCCAATTCTGAGGCACTTATCAACTATGTAAATACAAAGCTGCGCTACAGCGACCGCAACAACGGCCATCCTAGGACATCTGAAGAAGGCACTAAGTATGCGCATAATCTAGCAAAAGAGTTAAGGAAGTCGGTGCATATTATGAGTGAGCGCTTACCCGCCTGGGACCATGATGGGGATTTGGTTGGCGACGTATTGATTCTAGAGCGAGAGTTGAGCTGTCAGTTCTTCCTTATAATCTGCCGTAGTTTAGCAAGTCATCCAGAAGGCACCGATGGGAAGGTGGAAGAGTCGACATTGTTGCTCTGGGAGAAACTACTGTTCACTCGAGATTTCCACGGGAAGTATTACAATCTAAAAGGCAGCAGAGATAATTTCCCTGTCTTGTTTACGTCACTGATATCAGGCGAGAAAGAGGTAGCAGAAGTCATTAAAGGTTACTTGAATGAGGGCTTCCGTTCAGATCGAACAAGTAACCTTCAAAGCATTGTCACCACCTATATAAAAGAGCATAAAGACCGCATATTGAACAACGCTTTCTACACTTGGAAATCAAAGATGATTTATGCCATCTACAAGTACGAAATAAGCAAGGGGTCGAACATTCGTGAAGTAATGAAAGGCACAATCTCTGTGGAACACATTCTACCTCAAGATTGGCAATGGGCTTGGATTGACGGTGTCGAAGACCCCGTCAATCTATCACAGGATCAGAAAGACTCCCTTCTCAAAGAAGTAGGAAGCTATATAAATGGCTTGGGCAACTTATTGCTACTTACACCCAACGAAAATACCTCAGTAGGAAACAACCATCCAGCAGACAAAACTTACAAATGCGACGGAGGGTCATATGAAAGCCATAACAGCAATCGAGAGGCATGGAGATCGTCAGAGAACTGGAAGAACCTAATCGATATACGCGGCGATGAAATATTCAATTTCATGCTCCAAAATCTAATTGGCGACTCTAGAGCACCAGAGCCCTCAACAACGCCATCTACAACTGCTATGAGTATCATGCCCATCAAAAGCTAG
- a CDS encoding four helix bundle protein, whose product MKENVIKNKSFAFALRVVKLAQYLQKEKQEYVLSKQVLRSGTAVGALVREAEHAQSKADFINKMSIALKEANETEYWIDLLHQSDYIDDSNYHSIQPDIEELLKLLISIVKTSRAK is encoded by the coding sequence ATGAAAGAGAATGTAATCAAAAACAAGAGCTTCGCCTTCGCGCTGCGAGTGGTGAAGTTGGCGCAGTATTTGCAAAAGGAAAAGCAGGAGTATGTGTTATCCAAGCAAGTGCTACGTTCGGGCACAGCGGTGGGAGCACTCGTTCGTGAAGCTGAACACGCTCAGAGCAAAGCTGACTTCATTAACAAGATGAGCATTGCCCTCAAAGAAGCTAACGAAACCGAATACTGGATCGACCTACTCCACCAATCCGATTATATCGACGACAGTAATTACCATTCAATCCAGCCAGATATAGAAGAACTGCTCAAATTGCTGATCAGTATCGTGAAAACGAGCAGAGCCAAATAA
- the fucU gene encoding L-fucose mutarotase produces the protein MLNGISPLISPELLNALYRMGHGDEILLADAHFPGDSFGQRVIRADGLSIPQLLEAILPLMPLDPYVDAPLAMMAAVPGDSLDPTVEEAYRKAIGKAGVDLKVNIERVERFAFYDRAKTNYAVVMTGEMAKYGNLILKKGLANI, from the coding sequence ATGCTTAACGGAATCTCTCCTCTCATCAGTCCCGAACTCTTGAACGCCCTGTATCGCATGGGCCACGGCGACGAAATTTTACTCGCAGACGCCCACTTCCCAGGCGACAGCTTTGGACAGCGCGTAATTCGCGCGGATGGCTTGAGCATCCCGCAACTACTAGAAGCCATCCTGCCGCTCATGCCGCTCGACCCTTATGTCGATGCCCCCCTCGCCATGATGGCCGCCGTCCCCGGTGACTCACTAGACCCCACCGTCGAGGAAGCCTATCGCAAAGCCATCGGCAAAGCCGGCGTCGACCTCAAGGTAAACATCGAACGCGTCGAACGCTTCGCCTTTTACGACCGCGCAAAAACAAACTACGCCGTCGTCATGACAGGCGAAATGGCCAAATACGGCAACCTGATCCTAAAAAAGGGCCTAGCCAATATCTAG
- a CDS encoding translation initiation factor, whose translation MSAHKKGKISTEADDSFGANPFAELTATGLPAGELKPQPSLSKKNSSKKKSKGRVEVRREKAGRGGKTVTTLKEFPSHIPLSTLEAMTFELKKICACGGTLKGRVVELQGDVCDRVCAELIARGYQAVRAGG comes from the coding sequence ATGAGTGCACATAAAAAAGGAAAAATTTCCACTGAAGCTGACGATTCATTTGGTGCGAATCCTTTTGCAGAGCTTACTGCGACTGGTCTGCCCGCAGGTGAGTTGAAGCCTCAACCTTCATTGTCTAAAAAGAACTCCAGTAAGAAAAAGTCTAAGGGCCGAGTTGAAGTGCGGCGGGAAAAAGCGGGACGTGGTGGGAAAACCGTGACCACCCTAAAAGAGTTTCCCTCACACATTCCTTTGAGCACTCTTGAGGCAATGACTTTTGAGCTGAAAAAGATATGCGCCTGTGGGGGCACTTTGAAGGGGCGCGTAGTCGAGTTGCAAGGTGATGTGTGTGATCGAGTTTGCGCTGAACTCATTGCGCGTGGGTATCAAGCAGTTCGTGCCGGTGGTTGA
- a CDS encoding uracil-DNA glycosylase — MSSGLEAIANELRRLQRDGVNRVFVEDDTMRLITSRATEQARDTSAAGNSRSQRGPASTQHSDLKELINNAPPPPPQRATEAPKAPPLPEPPEITLPPGDATTQLAWLKEQVLACEVCQKHLSPEGKVVFGAGSPEADIFFCGEAPGTEEERTGEPAVGKAGQLLCKIISAMGLSRQQVYITNILKWRPEHDKPYGNRPPTPEEMHFSLPYLRAQIEIIKPKVIIALGNAAVTGLLGPDPERKLGSVRGTWASFDNIPVMITFHPSYLLRNGTLKTKRMAWEDMLQVMVKCELDISDKQRSFFLPKA, encoded by the coding sequence ATGTCCTCTGGTCTGGAAGCAATTGCAAATGAATTAAGACGCTTACAACGCGATGGTGTCAATCGGGTCTTTGTTGAAGACGACACCATGCGCCTGATTACGTCCCGAGCCACCGAACAGGCCCGAGACACATCCGCCGCCGGCAACTCGCGAAGCCAGAGAGGCCCCGCATCTACCCAACACAGCGATCTAAAAGAACTGATCAACAACGCGCCACCGCCTCCTCCCCAAAGGGCCACCGAGGCTCCCAAGGCTCCACCGCTACCCGAGCCCCCCGAAATCACACTGCCCCCCGGCGATGCCACCACGCAACTCGCCTGGCTCAAGGAACAAGTGCTGGCCTGCGAAGTGTGTCAAAAGCACCTAAGCCCAGAAGGCAAAGTCGTCTTTGGCGCAGGGTCTCCCGAAGCAGATATCTTTTTCTGCGGCGAGGCCCCCGGCACCGAAGAAGAACGCACAGGGGAACCGGCCGTCGGCAAAGCAGGGCAACTACTCTGCAAAATAATCAGCGCCATGGGACTGTCACGGCAGCAGGTCTACATTACCAACATCTTAAAATGGCGCCCTGAGCACGACAAACCCTACGGCAACCGCCCCCCCACACCCGAGGAGATGCACTTCTCACTCCCCTACCTGAGAGCTCAAATAGAGATCATCAAACCCAAAGTGATTATTGCGCTGGGTAATGCAGCCGTGACGGGCCTACTCGGGCCCGATCCCGAGCGTAAGCTAGGATCCGTGCGAGGCACGTGGGCCTCTTTCGACAATATTCCAGTCATGATCACCTTTCACCCCTCCTACTTATTGCGTAACGGCACCCTCAAAACAAAACGAATGGCCTGGGAGGACATGCTCCAAGTCATGGTAAAATGCGAGCTGGATATCAGCGACAAACAACGAAGCTTTTTCCTCCCCAAAGCATAG
- a CDS encoding ATP-binding protein, with translation MAESQQTEYKQTWRDEYLKWISGFANAEGGVLVIGRDDAGKVVGLKDAKKLLEDIPNKVRDLLGILVAVNLRTEGKLEYLEIEVEPYPNPISHKGKYYLPSGSTLQELKGAALDRFILRAQGKTWDGVPVPHVGVADLSSAAIASFRKLATASGRLERKLLDEPAPILIEKLKLTEGDYLKRAAVLLFHEDPERFVTGAFVKVGFFRSESDLVYHDEIHGDLFTQTAQTVDLIRTKYLKAAIHYEGLQRIETYPIPYDALREAVLNALIHRDYAITAPIQIKVFADRLKIWNPAVLPYGWDLAKLLGDHASHPFNPDIANAFFRAGEIESWGRGIQRIFEACRQGYAPAPVIRLSGHDLWTEFPFSPKYLKLIDASSGEKVGEKVGEKLSENRQKILESIQLDPKVSQKKLAEILGIATKNIETNISYLKQHGYLRRVGPAKGGHWELLK, from the coding sequence ATGGCCGAATCTCAACAAACCGAATACAAGCAGACCTGGCGGGACGAGTATCTGAAATGGATCTCGGGCTTCGCCAATGCGGAAGGCGGCGTGCTAGTGATCGGGCGCGATGACGCGGGCAAAGTGGTCGGTCTGAAGGATGCCAAGAAATTACTGGAAGACATCCCCAACAAAGTGCGTGATCTGCTGGGGATTCTGGTCGCAGTCAACTTGCGCACGGAGGGGAAGCTGGAGTATCTTGAAATCGAAGTAGAGCCCTACCCCAACCCGATCAGCCACAAGGGGAAATACTACCTGCCCAGCGGCAGCACCTTGCAAGAACTCAAGGGTGCGGCGTTGGATCGCTTCATCCTACGCGCACAGGGCAAGACCTGGGATGGTGTGCCCGTGCCCCATGTCGGGGTGGCGGATCTCTCCAGCGCGGCCATCGCGAGCTTTCGCAAACTGGCGACTGCCAGCGGACGTCTGGAACGTAAGCTCTTGGACGAGCCCGCCCCGATCTTGATTGAGAAGCTAAAACTCACGGAGGGTGACTACCTGAAGCGTGCGGCGGTTTTGCTGTTCCATGAAGACCCGGAACGCTTTGTCACTGGGGCCTTTGTCAAAGTCGGCTTTTTTCGTTCGGAGTCGGATCTCGTCTACCATGATGAAATCCACGGTGATCTGTTCACGCAGACAGCACAGACTGTTGACCTGATACGCACCAAATACCTAAAAGCAGCGATACACTACGAAGGCTTGCAGCGCATCGAGACCTACCCGATTCCCTACGATGCCCTCCGCGAGGCCGTCCTCAACGCTCTGATTCACAGGGACTACGCCATCACAGCACCCATCCAGATCAAAGTCTTCGCGGACCGTCTAAAAATCTGGAATCCGGCCGTCCTCCCCTATGGCTGGGATCTCGCCAAACTGCTTGGCGACCACGCCTCTCACCCCTTCAATCCCGATATTGCTAACGCCTTTTTTAGAGCTGGTGAAATCGAATCCTGGGGACGCGGCATCCAACGAATTTTCGAAGCCTGCCGGCAGGGCTACGCGCCAGCACCCGTCATCAGGCTCTCAGGCCACGATCTTTGGACAGAGTTCCCCTTCTCCCCAAAGTATCTCAAGTTGATTGATGCAAGTTCAGGAGAAAAGGTGGGTGAAAAGGTGGGTGAAAAATTATCCGAAAACCGCCAAAAGATACTCGAATCAATTCAACTGGACCCAAAAGTGTCACAAAAGAAGTTAGCCGAGATTCTAGGTATCGCGACCAAAAATATAGAAACCAACATCAGCTACCTAAAACAACATGGATACCTCAGGCGAGTCGGCCCAGCGAAGGGCGGCCACTGGGAGCTATTAAAATGA
- a CDS encoding ATP-binding protein, protein MKKIPFTPQKDFLARLSNAGSLQALSELIWNGLDAGSDTIEVELERNGMEGLEELRVIDRGTGIYYPHLDSLFGDLGDSWKKNKTRENGRAIHGKKGQGRLKAFALGNEVRWRSTYLEDSKKRAYTIHGRDGELQASDPVTVDENKPVGTEVIVSSIVKSHGALLDESAPSEIAKIFAPYLSQYPNVSIVYDGATVDPSAHQICTKDIYLDPIQLSDGKTVNVSVSVVEWNIETKREIHLCDANGVSLYETSALGRIRAPGFHFTAYIKSDYFVELDQEGKLILDDLLPDVDLVLKNSKKAISKYFRRRLAERQSGAVERWKAEEIYPFEEKEQIDPVEEAERQVFDILAINVESYLPSFDDADKKTRKFTFKLIAQALKQNPESVQEIISGVLNLKKEDQEDLAELMRQTSLTSIISTAKTVANRLNFLIGLEDLLFDKESKKNYWRGINCTKSWRMKLGSLMKSSRYQAVKSDSTKSWKYTSESLEIVVNPSFERVTERDAWI, encoded by the coding sequence ATGAAAAAAATTCCATTCACCCCCCAAAAAGACTTTCTAGCCAGACTATCAAACGCAGGCTCTCTGCAAGCACTTTCAGAGCTCATTTGGAATGGTTTGGATGCGGGTTCCGATACCATTGAAGTTGAACTAGAGCGGAACGGGATGGAGGGCCTCGAAGAGTTGCGAGTCATCGACAGAGGAACTGGCATCTACTATCCACATCTGGATTCCCTGTTTGGCGATCTCGGTGATTCTTGGAAAAAGAATAAGACACGCGAGAACGGCCGAGCCATCCATGGCAAAAAAGGGCAAGGCCGACTCAAAGCTTTCGCACTCGGGAATGAAGTCCGCTGGAGAAGCACTTACCTTGAAGACTCAAAGAAACGGGCATACACGATCCATGGACGAGACGGCGAGCTGCAGGCATCCGATCCTGTTACGGTCGATGAGAACAAACCTGTGGGCACAGAGGTGATTGTTAGTTCAATCGTAAAAAGCCACGGAGCCTTGCTTGACGAAAGCGCCCCTTCCGAAATCGCTAAGATATTTGCGCCCTACCTAAGCCAGTATCCAAATGTCAGTATCGTATACGATGGAGCAACAGTAGATCCATCTGCTCATCAAATTTGCACAAAAGACATATACCTCGACCCCATACAGCTAAGCGATGGTAAGACGGTCAACGTATCTGTATCGGTGGTCGAATGGAACATTGAGACGAAGCGCGAAATTCATCTCTGTGATGCAAATGGAGTCTCACTCTACGAGACAAGTGCATTGGGTCGGATCAGGGCACCTGGCTTCCATTTTACGGCTTACATCAAATCGGACTATTTCGTTGAACTCGACCAAGAAGGTAAGCTGATTCTGGACGATTTACTGCCGGATGTGGACTTAGTGCTAAAGAATTCAAAAAAGGCCATTAGTAAGTATTTCCGTCGCCGTCTAGCCGAACGTCAAAGTGGTGCAGTCGAAAGATGGAAAGCTGAGGAAATTTACCCTTTCGAAGAGAAGGAGCAAATCGACCCAGTCGAAGAGGCTGAGCGTCAAGTTTTCGACATCCTAGCCATCAATGTTGAGTCATACTTACCTTCGTTCGACGACGCAGACAAGAAGACGAGGAAGTTCACATTTAAACTTATTGCTCAGGCGCTGAAGCAGAATCCTGAGTCCGTCCAAGAAATTATCAGCGGCGTCCTCAACCTAAAAAAGGAAGACCAAGAAGACCTCGCAGAGCTGATGCGTCAGACGTCTCTAACTTCGATCATAAGCACTGCAAAGACAGTGGCTAATCGACTCAATTTCCTAATCGGCCTTGAGGATCTACTTTTCGACAAAGAATCGAAAAAAAATTACTGGAGAGGGATCAACTGCACAAAATCTTGGAGAATGAAGCTTGGATCTTTGATGAAGAGTTCGCGCTATCAGGCAGTGAAAAGCGACTCGACGAAGTCTTGGAAATACACATCGGAGAGCTTGGAGATCGTGGTGAACCCGTCCTTCGAGAGGGTGACAGAGAGGGACGCGTGGATCTAA